A genomic region of Rahnella aceris contains the following coding sequences:
- a CDS encoding DUF485 domain-containing protein, whose amino-acid sequence MNDLIYQRVVSNPRFRELVQKRSRFAWLLSGITLVLYVAFILLIAFDPQWLGTPLYDGATITRGIPVGVGLIVISFVLTGIYVIRANGEFDRLTADIIREVQP is encoded by the coding sequence ATGAATGATCTCATTTATCAGAGAGTTGTAAGTAATCCGCGCTTCAGGGAACTGGTGCAAAAACGCAGTCGTTTTGCCTGGCTGCTGTCAGGCATCACGCTGGTTCTGTATGTCGCTTTCATTTTACTGATTGCGTTCGATCCACAGTGGCTGGGAACACCTCTCTATGACGGTGCCACCATCACCCGCGGCATTCCCGTGGGCGTGGGGCTGATCGTGATTTCCTTCGTGCTGACAGGAATTTACGTCATTCGCGCGAACGGCGAGTTTGACCGCCTGACGGCAGATATTATCCGCGAGGTGCAGCCATGA
- the actP gene encoding cation/acetate symporter ActP encodes MLSLAFPFSLLAAEGIAGEVKRQPLNIEAIVMFVLFVGATLYITYWAAKRTRSRQDYYTAGGRITGLQNGMAIAGDFMSAASFLGISALVYTSGYDGLIYSIGFLIGWPIILFLIAERLRNLGKYTFADVASYRLKQKPIRLLSACGSLVVVALYLIAQMVGAGKLIQLLFGLNYHVAVILVGILMVLYVLFGGMLATTWVQIIKAILLLAGATFMAIMVMRSVGFNFNTLFTQAVAVHSKGIAIMSPGGLVSDPISALSLGLALMFGTAGLPHILMRFFTVNDAKEARKSVFYATGFIGYFYILTFIIGFGAIVLVSSNPAFKDASGILLGGNNMAAVHLADAVGGSFFLGFISAVAFATILAVVAGLTLAGASAVSHDLYASVIKDGKATERDELRVSKITVVLLGIVAIALGILFEKQNIAFMVGLAFSIAASCNFPIILLSMYWSKLTTRGAMIGGWLGLLTAVILMILGPTIWVQILGHAKPIYPYEYPALFSMIVAFAGTWFFSITDNSLEGQKERERFYPQFVRSQTGIGISQSSNH; translated from the coding sequence ATGCTATCCCTCGCCTTCCCGTTCAGTTTGCTTGCTGCGGAGGGCATCGCCGGGGAAGTTAAACGTCAGCCTCTTAATATTGAAGCTATCGTAATGTTCGTGCTGTTTGTTGGCGCGACTTTATATATCACCTATTGGGCAGCAAAGCGTACACGGTCCCGCCAGGACTACTATACAGCTGGCGGCCGCATTACTGGCCTGCAAAACGGTATGGCAATTGCTGGCGATTTCATGTCTGCCGCTTCTTTCCTGGGTATCTCCGCACTGGTTTATACCTCCGGTTATGATGGCCTGATCTATTCCATCGGTTTCCTGATCGGCTGGCCAATCATTTTGTTCCTGATTGCCGAACGCCTGCGTAATTTGGGGAAATATACCTTCGCAGATGTCGCGTCATACCGGTTGAAACAAAAACCAATCCGGCTGCTTTCAGCCTGCGGTTCGCTGGTGGTTGTTGCGCTTTATCTGATCGCACAAATGGTCGGTGCCGGTAAGTTAATCCAGCTATTGTTTGGGCTTAACTATCATGTCGCAGTGATCCTGGTTGGGATCCTGATGGTACTCTACGTGTTGTTTGGCGGAATGCTGGCGACGACCTGGGTACAAATCATCAAAGCTATCCTGTTGCTGGCCGGTGCGACATTCATGGCGATTATGGTCATGAGATCTGTCGGCTTCAACTTTAATACCCTCTTTACTCAGGCGGTCGCCGTCCACTCTAAAGGGATTGCAATCATGAGCCCGGGAGGACTGGTTTCAGATCCGATATCCGCTCTGTCTCTGGGGCTTGCACTGATGTTCGGTACCGCCGGTTTACCCCATATTCTGATGCGGTTCTTCACCGTCAATGATGCCAAAGAAGCCAGGAAAAGCGTGTTCTATGCTACTGGCTTTATCGGTTACTTCTACATTTTGACCTTCATTATCGGTTTCGGTGCTATTGTTCTGGTCAGCTCAAACCCGGCGTTTAAAGATGCCAGCGGTATATTACTCGGCGGTAATAATATGGCAGCCGTGCATTTAGCGGATGCGGTCGGTGGAAGTTTCTTCCTCGGATTTATCTCTGCCGTGGCTTTCGCAACCATTTTAGCGGTGGTCGCGGGCTTAACGCTGGCAGGGGCTTCGGCGGTCTCTCATGATCTGTATGCGAGCGTCATCAAGGACGGTAAAGCAACAGAACGTGATGAGTTAAGGGTTTCGAAGATCACCGTTGTTCTGCTTGGTATCGTCGCCATCGCGTTGGGTATTCTGTTTGAAAAACAGAATATTGCATTCATGGTTGGATTAGCGTTCTCCATTGCTGCGAGCTGCAATTTCCCCATTATTCTGCTCTCAATGTACTGGTCTAAACTGACAACGCGCGGGGCAATGATTGGCGGATGGCTCGGCTTACTTACAGCAGTCATATTGATGATTCTTGGGCCAACTATCTGGGTCCAGATCTTAGGACATGCTAAGCCCATTTATCCTTACGAATACCCCGCGCTGTTCTCGATGATTGTTGCTTTTGCCGGTACCTGGTTCTTCTCGATTACAGATAACTCACTGGAAGGACAGAAAGAAAGGGAGCGTTTCTACCCTCAGTTTGTGCGGTCACAAACAGGGATCGGGATCTCGCAAAGCTCTAATCACTGA